One Schistocerca nitens isolate TAMUIC-IGC-003100 chromosome 1, iqSchNite1.1, whole genome shotgun sequence DNA segment encodes these proteins:
- the LOC126243050 gene encoding prostaglandin reductase 1-like, translating to MSKARKFVITRLFKGEPKVSDFKLDSEDIPVLQDGQILCEAEFISVDPYQRAYTEGHGVGRTMIGSQVARIVESRADGYPAGRYVVGAWGWRDRTVVDVANADKDFLLPILVPDLGGLPLSLSLGVLGMPGATAYFGLLDICDPKPGEVVVVSGAAGAVGSIAGQIARIKGCRVIGIAGSDVKVKWVKEDLGFDQAFNYKTVNLDKALKEVAPDGVDVYFDNVGGEQSSAVIANMRHRGRIAVCGCISVYNESQVAVAPVIQMHVVSRELRMEGFVVARWSGRWDEAFRELGPWIREGRLKYRETVTDGFVNTPQAFIGMLRGENLGKAVVKV from the exons ATGTCGAAGGCACGGAAGTTCGTCATCACGAGACTCTTCAAAGGAGAGCCGAAAGTCAGCGACTTCAAGCTCGACAGCGAAGACATCCCGGTCCTGCAGGATGGCCAGATACTGTGCGAAGCGGAATTCATCAGCGTCGACCCCTACCAGAGGGCTTACACCGAGGGCCACGGAGTTGGACGCACCATGATTGGATCACAG GTGGCACGCATCGTGGAAAGCCGAGCTGACGGCTACCCGGCGGGTCGCTATGTAGTGGGTGCTTGGGGCTGGCGCGACCGCACCGTGGTCGACGTGGCGAACGCAGACAAAGACTTCCTGCTGCCGATCCTGGTGCCGGACCTCGGCGGTCTGCCGCTGTCGCTGTCGCTGGGGGTGCTGGGCATGCCGGGAGCCACCGCCTACTTCGGACTGCTCGACATCTGCGACCCCAAACCGGGGGAGGTGGTGGTCGTCAGCGGCGCGGCGGGTGCCGTTGGCTCCATAGCGGGACAGATAGCACGCATCAAGGGCTGCAGGGTCATCGGCATAGCAGGGTCTGACGTTAAG GTTAAGTGGGTGAAGGAGGACCTAGGGTTCGACCAAGCCTTCAACTACAAGACTGTGAACTTGGACAAGGCGCTGAAGGAGGTTGCCCCAGATGGCGTCGACGTCTACTTCGACAACGTGGGAGGGGAGCAGAGCAGTGCGGTGATCGCCAACATGAGGCACCGCGGCCGCATTGCTGTCTGCGGCTGCATCTCCGTCTACAATGAGAGCCAGGTAGCCGTGGCACCTGTCATACAGATGCACGTCGTGTCCAGGGAGCTCAGGATGGAGGGCTTCGTGGTGGCCCGCTGGTCCGGCCGCTGGGACGAGGCGTTCAGAGAGCTGGGCCCGTGGATCAGGGAGGGCAGGCTCAAGTACAGGGAGACCGTCACCGATGGCTTCGTCAACACGCCGCAGGCCTTCATCGGCATGCTCAGGGGAGAGAACCTGGGCAAAGCCGTCGTCAAAGTTTGA